From the Chloroflexus aurantiacus J-10-fl genome, one window contains:
- a CDS encoding extracellular solute-binding protein, with protein MKRALIALFLAAAMILAACGSNQTATQPTTAPAEQPTTAPAEQPTTAPAEQPTTAPSAQQVTIRIWHQWDGAYLTAIEQAFRDYEAANPNVKIDLSKPEDVSNALNVAIPAGEGPDIIGWANDQIGQQALVGNIVALNDYGITEDFLRSTYEPAAVNGVIWQGKIWALPETQEGIALIYNKAVVGDMQLPTSLDELLQMAKDFRAANPDKTFVCNQGFGGNDAYHVAPIYFGYGVPSYVDDEGNVYVNTPEMIKGGEWLAEMSKVSFSEQSYDICKAALAEGKAAMWWTGPWAIAGIEQDGVDYGILPMGKPFVGIKTLMLTRNAVERGNAEVALDIMKYFTSAEVQAKLALTNKTVPAATAALQNPEVAALPTLAGFGAALNTGVPMANTPFASAQWGPVGEASVAIWTGAQTPAEALAAAQQAIEAAIMQMK; from the coding sequence ATGAAGCGTGCTTTGATTGCTCTGTTCCTCGCCGCCGCAATGATTTTGGCGGCATGTGGTTCGAATCAGACGGCCACTCAGCCGACCACCGCTCCTGCCGAGCAGCCGACCACCGCTCCTGCCGAGCAGCCGACCACCGCTCCTGCCGAGCAGCCCACCACCGCACCCTCTGCTCAACAGGTTACCATTCGTATCTGGCATCAGTGGGATGGTGCGTATCTGACTGCGATTGAGCAGGCTTTCCGTGATTACGAAGCCGCCAATCCGAATGTCAAGATCGATCTCTCGAAGCCGGAAGATGTCAGCAATGCGTTGAATGTGGCGATTCCCGCCGGTGAAGGCCCCGATATTATCGGTTGGGCGAATGACCAGATCGGTCAGCAGGCACTGGTTGGCAACATCGTCGCGCTGAACGATTACGGCATCACCGAGGATTTCCTGCGCAGCACCTATGAGCCGGCTGCAGTCAATGGTGTGATCTGGCAGGGCAAGATTTGGGCATTGCCGGAGACCCAGGAAGGTATTGCTCTAATCTACAACAAGGCAGTCGTGGGCGATATGCAGTTGCCGACCAGCCTCGATGAGCTGTTGCAGATGGCGAAGGATTTCCGCGCTGCCAACCCTGACAAGACCTTCGTCTGCAACCAGGGCTTCGGTGGTAACGATGCGTACCACGTCGCTCCGATCTACTTCGGCTACGGTGTTCCGAGCTATGTTGACGATGAGGGCAATGTCTACGTTAACACGCCGGAGATGATCAAGGGTGGCGAGTGGCTGGCCGAGATGAGCAAGGTCTCGTTCAGCGAGCAGAGCTACGACATCTGCAAGGCTGCTCTGGCTGAAGGCAAGGCGGCTATGTGGTGGACCGGCCCGTGGGCGATTGCCGGTATCGAGCAGGATGGTGTTGATTACGGCATTCTGCCGATGGGCAAGCCCTTCGTCGGTATCAAGACCCTGATGCTGACCCGCAATGCGGTTGAGCGCGGCAATGCTGAGGTGGCGCTCGATATTATGAAGTACTTCACCAGCGCCGAGGTGCAGGCGAAGCTGGCCTTGACCAACAAGACGGTGCCCGCAGCGACCGCAGCGCTCCAGAACCCCGAGGTCGCCGCGCTGCCCACGCTGGCCGGCTTTGGTGCCGCCCTTAATACGGGTGTGCCGATGGCCAACACCCCCTTCGCTTCGGCCCAGTGGGGTCCGGTCGGTGAGGCAAGCGTTGCCATCTGGACCGGTGCGCAGACGCCGGCTGAGGCGCTGGCCGCTGCCCAGCAGGCGATTGAAGCTGCGATTATGCAGATGAAGTAA
- a CDS encoding carbohydrate ABC transporter permease, whose amino-acid sequence MVSWSNRRKALTVLLFTGPTIIGILLFNIYPILLSVYTSFTNRNRFRPNPDCDVFLTGILDPLCWPQFRTSAPVGLGQPYRLQDPLFANYANLIGNLFTPEALSAMAAIALCFVPLVAAAFVNRRLQRMMEPPVAPSIVWLGALVLGFILAAVINVANAYETLMRSGDFVVVVFRTLLFVVARVPFSFLLGLTFALLLNSDYLPGRTLFRVLLFVPWAASSLAILMALIWQFFFREQGTLNQVLAIFGIDGPSWLRDPVSAFAIVVLVDTWFSYPFFMIVILGALQAVPRDVYEAAELDGASWWQQLTRITLPLIRPAVLPATVLTSITAFQMFGTVWAITQGGPVNEVGRPGATEFVIVYAYKQIFQTQNYGNATAFAVILFIFLFTATLYSLRLTRITKGAYES is encoded by the coding sequence ATGGTCTCGTGGTCTAATCGCCGCAAAGCGCTCACCGTTCTGCTCTTCACCGGTCCCACTATCATTGGTATTTTGCTGTTCAATATTTATCCTATTCTGCTCAGTGTATATACCTCGTTTACCAATCGTAATCGTTTTCGCCCCAACCCCGATTGTGACGTGTTTCTGACCGGTATCCTCGATCCGCTGTGCTGGCCGCAATTCCGTACCAGCGCACCGGTTGGTCTGGGACAGCCGTACCGGTTACAAGACCCTCTCTTTGCGAATTACGCGAATCTGATCGGTAATCTCTTTACCCCAGAGGCGTTGTCGGCAATGGCTGCCATTGCCCTCTGCTTTGTGCCCCTGGTCGCGGCTGCGTTCGTGAACCGACGCTTGCAGCGCATGATGGAACCGCCGGTCGCGCCGTCGATTGTCTGGTTGGGAGCGTTGGTGCTGGGTTTTATCCTGGCGGCGGTTATCAATGTCGCCAATGCGTATGAGACGCTGATGCGCAGCGGCGATTTTGTGGTTGTGGTCTTCCGCACGTTGCTCTTTGTGGTTGCACGGGTGCCGTTCAGTTTTCTGCTTGGTCTGACCTTTGCCCTGCTGCTGAACAGTGACTATCTCCCCGGTCGCACGTTGTTTCGGGTGTTGCTCTTCGTGCCATGGGCTGCATCCTCACTGGCGATTCTGATGGCCCTGATCTGGCAGTTCTTCTTCCGCGAACAGGGAACCCTCAATCAGGTGTTGGCGATCTTTGGGATTGACGGCCCGTCCTGGCTCCGTGATCCGGTCAGTGCGTTTGCAATTGTGGTGCTGGTTGACACCTGGTTTTCGTATCCCTTCTTTATGATCGTGATTCTGGGTGCGCTGCAGGCGGTTCCTCGCGATGTGTACGAAGCGGCTGAGCTGGATGGCGCTTCCTGGTGGCAGCAGCTTACCCGTATTACCTTGCCGCTGATCCGTCCGGCAGTACTTCCGGCAACGGTCTTGACCTCGATCACCGCATTTCAGATGTTCGGTACGGTGTGGGCAATCACTCAGGGTGGGCCGGTGAATGAGGTCGGTCGGCCCGGTGCAACTGAGTTTGTGATTGTGTACGCCTACAAGCAGATTTTTCAAACTCAGAATTACGGTAACGCGACCGCTTTTGCCGTCATTCTCTTCATTTTCCTGTTTACGGCTACCCTCTATAGCCTCCGGTTGACGCGCATCACGAAAGGGGCCTACGAGTCATGA
- a CDS encoding sugar ABC transporter permease, with protein sequence MIRKPSRPVLVLQYTILILGVLFAVYPLWFAFLASGRTGDRLYTLNLLGMFIPTEWTFENYRAMIFDRPLLTWLRNSIYVAGVTTVASLVITTSAAFAFSRFKFYGREFALILLLAIQTFPGVLSLVAVAQLLTALGLYGKHEGLILAYTTGTLVFSTWNMKGYFDTIPIELEEAAMIDGCGPIQSFILIALPLARPALAVTALLGFLAGWGDFIFASVLVPAPDSMKLVVPGLFSLANSQSVPWGNFAAGGLLIILPTIIVFLMLQRFLVSGLTVGGVKG encoded by the coding sequence ATGATTCGCAAGCCTTCTCGACCGGTGTTGGTGTTGCAGTACACCATCCTTATTCTCGGCGTGCTGTTTGCTGTCTATCCGCTCTGGTTTGCTTTTCTCGCCTCTGGTCGTACCGGTGATCGCCTCTACACGCTCAATCTGCTCGGAATGTTTATTCCCACGGAATGGACGTTCGAGAACTATCGGGCGATGATCTTCGACCGGCCACTCCTGACGTGGTTGCGTAATAGCATCTATGTCGCTGGTGTGACGACGGTTGCCTCGCTGGTCATTACTACCTCAGCCGCATTTGCCTTTTCGCGCTTTAAGTTTTACGGTCGCGAGTTTGCTCTGATTTTGCTGCTGGCAATTCAGACCTTCCCCGGTGTGTTGAGTCTGGTTGCGGTTGCCCAGTTGCTGACGGCGTTGGGGCTGTATGGCAAGCACGAAGGGCTTATTCTGGCTTATACAACCGGTACCCTCGTCTTTAGTACCTGGAATATGAAGGGCTATTTCGATACCATTCCGATTGAGCTGGAAGAAGCGGCAATGATCGATGGCTGTGGTCCGATCCAGTCGTTTATCTTAATCGCATTGCCCCTGGCCCGTCCTGCACTGGCGGTTACCGCACTGCTCGGTTTCCTGGCCGGGTGGGGTGATTTCATCTTTGCCTCGGTGCTGGTACCGGCTCCCGATAGCATGAAGCTGGTGGTTCCCGGCCTGTTCAGTCTTGCCAATAGCCAGAGCGTGCCGTGGGGTAATTTTGCGGCTGGTGGTTTGTTGATTATCCTACCGACCATTATTGTCTTTTTGATGCTCCAGCGCTTCCTGGTGTCGGGATTAACGGTTGGTGGTGTAAAGGGATAA
- a CDS encoding transcriptional regulator, which yields MRSGVSRGRLIGVIVLAALLRLWAVLTLPVDFDEPVYVGAALDYANLMRQGDWAGVIDYPGNRQHPALHKLMYAGGALLLGEAANQTTVLYVARLMSTLLGTVAVALLAFTAGPLAAGLLAIHTLTVKYTAQAYLEALPLALSIAAVGAWEYASRREPARQRIWWWLGAVAWGLATAAKMNYAIIAAPAMIVLLIQRGQARRIPVLAGIALLSFVAANPTLWRQPLERLIAMAGFWTAYMQGSEVQAAGYPWYQPLIWLATAPAVGWHPEVFFFPGPDPWLTLLACLALPMAWRDPQRRYLVVWFLSGILILLLWPTKWPQYVLTLVTPTVLLAAPLLSRFVTWLYQLNDYWGWSTIMALRPPRMALIALALLVGFIGTVYASALIMVTVGSIGWRSIPPTTGGLPPGPVYAIQPLRDGRVALGGEAGLTIWQAPLVSEDPPRWRHLDLGQVYALAETTAGLWVASDRGLALVQGDDDWTWQTPALPELPNLLVRTVAAAPDGTLWVGTNAGGMVRSIDGRWQWLPQAGRGGLVLSLAIEPSGAVWFGGIGVLSRYLPAYDTWQHFERTAGFAGAGVSAILIDQHGVVWAATLGEGLARWDGTRWEWLTTANRRLPAQTITTLLETAAGEIWVGAARPLTTGGFLLRYDGSEWHSYLPRNSGFTGAEPLALAVDRSNLLWIGTRTDGILTYQLSADQRSSFLP from the coding sequence GTGCGTTCCGGTGTCTCTCGTGGCCGACTGATCGGCGTGATCGTCCTGGCCGCTCTCTTGCGCTTGTGGGCAGTACTAACGTTGCCGGTTGATTTCGATGAGCCGGTGTATGTTGGTGCTGCCCTTGATTATGCGAATCTCATGCGCCAGGGCGATTGGGCAGGTGTGATCGATTATCCCGGTAATCGTCAGCATCCGGCATTACATAAGTTGATGTATGCTGGTGGCGCGTTACTGCTCGGTGAAGCCGCGAATCAAACCACAGTCCTCTACGTGGCGCGCTTGATGTCCACTCTGCTGGGGACGGTTGCGGTTGCGCTGCTGGCCTTCACTGCCGGCCCACTGGCAGCCGGTTTGCTGGCAATTCACACCCTTACAGTGAAGTACACGGCACAGGCGTACCTCGAAGCATTGCCCCTGGCGCTCTCGATTGCTGCCGTCGGCGCGTGGGAATACGCCTCACGCCGGGAGCCTGCTCGCCAGCGCATCTGGTGGTGGCTGGGGGCGGTTGCCTGGGGGCTGGCGACCGCTGCCAAGATGAATTACGCCATCATTGCCGCGCCGGCAATGATCGTGTTGTTGATTCAGCGCGGCCAAGCGCGACGCATACCTGTGCTGGCCGGGATTGCACTTCTGAGTTTTGTCGCGGCCAACCCCACGCTCTGGCGGCAGCCGTTGGAACGCCTGATTGCTATGGCCGGTTTCTGGACAGCGTACATGCAAGGGAGTGAGGTGCAGGCTGCCGGCTATCCCTGGTATCAGCCGCTCATCTGGTTGGCAACGGCACCGGCTGTGGGCTGGCATCCAGAGGTTTTCTTCTTCCCCGGCCCCGATCCGTGGTTAACGCTGCTGGCCTGTCTTGCGCTGCCGATGGCCTGGCGTGATCCCCAGCGTCGTTACCTGGTTGTCTGGTTCCTGAGCGGCATCCTTATCCTGCTGCTCTGGCCGACGAAATGGCCACAGTATGTGTTGACGCTGGTTACGCCGACCGTCTTGCTGGCCGCACCCCTGCTGTCGCGTTTCGTGACCTGGCTGTATCAGCTCAATGATTACTGGGGCTGGAGCACCATCATGGCGCTGCGCCCGCCCCGCATGGCATTAATTGCGCTCGCCTTGCTGGTCGGGTTCATCGGCACGGTGTATGCCAGTGCATTGATTATGGTGACCGTCGGCAGTATCGGGTGGCGTTCAATCCCTCCAACAACCGGTGGTCTTCCGCCAGGGCCGGTGTACGCGATCCAGCCCTTGCGCGATGGCCGGGTTGCGTTGGGTGGGGAAGCTGGTCTGACCATCTGGCAGGCGCCCCTCGTGAGCGAAGATCCGCCACGCTGGCGCCATCTGGACCTGGGACAGGTCTATGCCCTGGCCGAAACGACTGCCGGTCTATGGGTGGCAAGTGATCGGGGGCTGGCCCTGGTACAGGGTGATGACGACTGGACGTGGCAAACGCCAGCTTTACCGGAGCTGCCGAATCTGTTGGTTCGTACAGTTGCGGCGGCGCCGGATGGTACCCTCTGGGTCGGCACGAATGCCGGTGGTATGGTGCGCAGCATTGATGGTCGCTGGCAATGGTTGCCGCAGGCTGGCCGTGGGGGACTGGTACTGTCGCTTGCTATCGAGCCATCCGGCGCGGTATGGTTTGGTGGGATCGGTGTGCTGAGTCGCTATCTACCGGCTTACGACACCTGGCAACATTTTGAACGGACAGCCGGTTTTGCCGGTGCCGGGGTGTCGGCAATTCTGATCGATCAACACGGCGTGGTATGGGCGGCCACGCTGGGCGAAGGGCTGGCGCGTTGGGATGGAACGCGCTGGGAATGGTTGACCACTGCTAATCGCCGGCTACCGGCGCAGACCATCACGACACTGCTCGAAACTGCTGCCGGTGAGATTTGGGTTGGGGCTGCCCGGCCATTGACGACGGGCGGCTTTCTGTTGCGTTACGATGGGAGCGAATGGCACTCCTATCTGCCACGCAATTCAGGCTTTACCGGTGCCGAGCCATTAGCATTGGCGGTAGATCGCTCAAATCTGCTATGGATCGGTACGCGAACTGATGGTATCCTTACCTATCAACTGAGTGCTGATCAGCGGAGTAGTTTCCTTCCATAG
- a CDS encoding alpha/beta hydrolase, with amino-acid sequence MPLYRHLDLQSRYVTSRPVDVWLPAATGDQPLPVIYMHDGQNLFDPTLRADGEVWAVDQAIERLCATYNWPGAIVVGVWCTDQRWREYAPQKPFAALRQTRGWESIVERMGGEPVSDAYLSFLVEEVRPFVDRHYPTLPDASNTFLMGSSMGGLISLYGVCQYPDLFAGAGCLSTHWPAGGNLLVDELAALLPPAGRHRFYFDYGTVGLDAEYEPFQQRMDRLLEQAGYRHGHDWLTRKFPGAAHNEAAWRARVADVIAFLVLGRVAGE; translated from the coding sequence ATGCCACTATACCGTCATCTCGATCTTCAGAGTCGCTACGTCACTTCTCGTCCGGTCGATGTCTGGCTTCCCGCAGCAACCGGTGATCAACCGCTACCGGTCATCTACATGCACGATGGCCAAAACCTCTTCGATCCGACACTTCGCGCCGATGGTGAAGTCTGGGCGGTTGATCAGGCCATCGAGCGGCTGTGCGCTACCTACAACTGGCCCGGTGCGATTGTTGTCGGGGTCTGGTGTACCGATCAGCGCTGGCGCGAGTATGCGCCGCAAAAGCCCTTTGCTGCTCTCCGGCAGACGCGAGGCTGGGAAAGCATTGTTGAACGCATGGGTGGCGAACCGGTCTCTGATGCCTACCTCTCCTTTTTGGTCGAAGAGGTGAGACCGTTTGTTGATCGCCACTATCCTACCCTACCCGATGCCTCAAATACCTTCTTGATGGGATCGAGCATGGGCGGCTTGATCTCACTCTATGGCGTGTGCCAGTACCCCGATCTGTTTGCTGGCGCCGGATGTCTCTCGACCCACTGGCCGGCTGGCGGTAATCTGCTGGTCGATGAACTGGCAGCCCTCTTGCCGCCTGCCGGTCGCCATCGGTTCTATTTCGACTATGGTACGGTTGGGTTAGATGCAGAATATGAACCCTTCCAGCAGCGTATGGACCGCCTGCTGGAGCAGGCTGGTTATCGTCACGGGCATGACTGGCTGACGCGCAAGTTTCCGGGTGCAGCGCACAACGAAGCAGCCTGGCGAGCGCGGGTAGCTGATGTGATCGCCTTTTTGGTATTGGGAAGGGTGGCCGGCGAATAA